From Deltaproteobacteria bacterium, one genomic window encodes:
- the clpB gene encoding ATP-dependent chaperone ClpB translates to MRTDKFTLKTQEALADAASIAKKTRHQAVDADHLLLAVIEQDGGIVGSILERLGAHRDVIAREIEEKLASIPGVSGTNSETYMSPQLGSLLELAQVEADRMRDEYVSTEHLLIAAAGMEGTRVHAILKTHNVTPDAIYRVLAAIRGSQRVTDANPEDKYEALKRYATDFTEAARKGKLDPVIGRDEEIRRVIQVLNRRKKNNPVLIGEPGVGKTAIAEGLAQRIVAGDVPTSLKNKRLVGLDLGALIAGAKYRGEFEDRLKAVLKEVIESNGDVVLFIDELHTLVGAGAAEGAMDASNLLKPSLARGELRCVGATTTDEYRKHIEKDPALERRFQPVLVGEPDVAETIAILRGLKERYEVHHGVRITDGAIVSAATLSNRYIADRFLPDKAIDLVDEAAGRLRIELDSMPMELDALTREIVGLEIELEALKKETDAASGERRRKVEERIGELRQRQGAIKERWEAEKIAIDRIRELKEETERLRAEERDLERQGDLGRVAEIRYGRAQSLARDLERAEVELVRVQKDGKILKEEVDSEDICEIISQWTGIPVTKMMRGEMDRLVAMEDELGRRVIGQDEAVRAVANAIRRSRAGIQDPDRPLGSFIFMGPTGVGKTELAKALSEFLFDTEDAMVRVDMSEFRATHSVSRRIGAPPGDVGYDEGGYLTEAVRRRPYTVVLFDEIEKAHPEVFNVLLQILDDGRVTDSHGRTVDFKNTILIMTSNIGSQFIQEFDESRYDEMRRMVTTELGAHFRPEFLNRIDEVVIFHRLGRAHLHRIVDIQIARLQKRLGDRRIALDLDAAARDLIVEHGFDPVFGARPLRRAIQTLLMDELAKKILTGEIRDGESVRVSAREGGLNFASRAV, encoded by the coding sequence ATGCGAACGGACAAATTCACCCTCAAGACGCAGGAGGCGCTCGCCGACGCCGCTTCGATCGCGAAAAAAACCCGACACCAGGCCGTGGACGCCGATCACCTGCTGCTGGCCGTCATCGAGCAGGATGGCGGCATTGTCGGTTCGATCCTCGAACGCCTCGGCGCGCACCGCGACGTGATCGCCCGTGAAATCGAGGAGAAGCTTGCATCGATCCCGGGCGTGAGCGGCACGAACTCCGAAACCTACATGTCGCCGCAGCTCGGGAGCCTGCTCGAACTCGCGCAGGTCGAGGCCGACCGCATGCGCGACGAGTACGTGAGTACCGAGCATCTGCTGATCGCGGCGGCGGGGATGGAGGGCACACGCGTTCACGCCATCCTCAAGACGCACAACGTCACGCCCGACGCGATCTACCGCGTGCTGGCGGCGATTCGCGGCTCGCAGCGCGTGACCGACGCAAATCCCGAAGACAAATACGAGGCGCTCAAGCGTTACGCCACGGATTTCACCGAGGCCGCGCGCAAGGGAAAACTCGATCCGGTCATCGGGCGCGACGAGGAAATCCGCCGCGTCATCCAGGTGCTCAACCGGCGCAAGAAAAACAACCCGGTGCTGATCGGCGAGCCGGGCGTGGGCAAGACGGCCATCGCCGAGGGGCTCGCCCAGCGCATTGTCGCGGGCGACGTGCCGACGTCGCTGAAGAACAAGCGGCTCGTCGGGCTCGATCTCGGCGCACTGATTGCGGGGGCGAAGTATCGCGGCGAGTTCGAGGACCGGCTCAAGGCCGTGCTGAAGGAAGTGATCGAGTCGAACGGGGACGTGGTGCTTTTCATCGACGAACTGCACACGCTGGTCGGCGCGGGCGCGGCCGAGGGCGCGATGGACGCGAGCAATCTGCTCAAGCCGAGTCTCGCGCGCGGCGAACTGCGGTGCGTGGGCGCGACGACGACGGACGAATACCGCAAGCACATCGAAAAGGACCCGGCGCTGGAGCGCCGATTTCAGCCGGTGCTCGTGGGAGAGCCGGACGTCGCCGAAACCATCGCGATTCTGCGGGGACTCAAGGAGCGCTACGAGGTGCATCACGGCGTGCGCATCACCGACGGCGCGATTGTCAGCGCGGCGACGCTCTCGAACCGCTACATCGCCGACCGCTTTTTGCCCGACAAGGCGATCGATCTGGTGGACGAGGCGGCGGGGCGGCTACGTATCGAGCTCGACTCGATGCCCATGGAACTCGATGCGCTGACGCGGGAGATCGTCGGGCTCGAAATTGAGCTGGAGGCGCTGAAAAAGGAAACCGATGCCGCGAGCGGAGAGCGACGCCGAAAGGTCGAGGAGCGAATCGGCGAACTTCGACAGCGGCAGGGCGCGATAAAGGAGCGGTGGGAGGCGGAGAAGATCGCCATCGACCGCATCAGGGAGTTGAAGGAGGAGACCGAGCGATTGCGCGCAGAGGAGCGCGATCTGGAACGCCAGGGCGACTTGGGTCGCGTGGCGGAGATCCGCTACGGGCGCGCACAGTCCCTCGCGCGCGATCTGGAACGCGCCGAAGTCGAACTCGTCCGCGTGCAAAAAGACGGCAAGATTCTCAAGGAAGAGGTCGATTCCGAAGACATCTGCGAGATCATTTCGCAGTGGACCGGCATTCCCGTGACGAAGATGATGCGCGGCGAAATGGACCGCCTCGTCGCGATGGAAGACGAACTGGGGCGCCGCGTGATCGGGCAGGACGAGGCCGTGCGCGCCGTCGCGAACGCGATCCGCCGTTCGCGCGCGGGGATTCAGGACCCCGACCGCCCGCTGGGCAGCTTCATTTTCATGGGTCCAACAGGCGTCGGGAAGACGGAACTCGCCAAGGCGCTCTCCGAATTTCTCTTCGACACCGAAGACGCGATGGTGCGCGTGGACATGAGCGAGTTCAGGGCGACGCACTCGGTGTCGCGGCGCATCGGCGCGCCGCCGGGAGACGTGGGATACGACGAGGGCGGCTACCTGACCGAGGCGGTGCGTCGCCGGCCCTATACCGTTGTGCTCTTCGACGAGATCGAAAAAGCGCACCCCGAGGTCTTTAACGTCCTGCTCCAGATTCTGGACGACGGACGCGTGACGGACTCGCACGGGCGCACGGTCGATTTCAAGAACACGATCCTCATCATGACGAGCAACATCGGCAGCCAGTTCATTCAGGAGTTCGACGAATCGCGCTACGACGAGATGCGCCGCATGGTGACGACAGAGCTGGGCGCGCACTTTCGCCCCGAGTTCCTGAATCGCATCGACGAGGTCGTGATCTTCCACCGACTCGGCCGCGCCCATCTGCACCGGATCGTGGACATCCAGATCGCGCGGCTGCAAAAGCGCCTGGGCGACCGGCGCATCGCGCTCGATCTCGACGCCGCCGCGCGCGACCTGATCGTCGAACACGGGTTCGATCCGGTCTTCGGCGCACGGCCGCTGCGCCGCGCCATTCAGACGCTGCTGATGGATGAACTCGCGAAAAAGATCCTCACCGGCGAGATCCGCGACGGCGAGTCGGTGCGCGTGAGCGCTCGCGAGGGCGGTCTGAATTTCGCGTCGCGCGCGGTTTGA
- the lptB gene encoding LPS export ABC transporter ATP-binding protein: MNAQQLSTEGLVKRFGARTVVSGVSVNVQKGEIVGLLGPNGAGKTTSFYMIVGLYRPEAGTVRLGDEDITGEPMYRRARLGLSYLAQEPSIFRKLTVEENILAILETMGLSRRDERERVDQLLEDLSITHIRKSPGYALSGGERRRVEITRALVTKPSFILLDEPFAGIDPIAVAEIQGIVEKLRQKGIGVLITDHNVRETLGICDRAYIIHQGQVLEQGDPESIANSPKAREIYLGEKFRL; the protein is encoded by the coding sequence GTGAATGCGCAGCAGCTTTCCACGGAAGGGCTCGTCAAACGATTCGGCGCGCGAACGGTGGTGAGCGGCGTCTCGGTGAATGTGCAGAAGGGGGAGATCGTCGGACTGCTCGGACCCAACGGCGCGGGCAAGACCACGAGCTTTTACATGATTGTCGGTCTTTACCGACCCGAGGCCGGCACGGTTCGTCTCGGGGACGAGGACATCACCGGCGAGCCGATGTATCGCCGGGCGCGGCTCGGGCTGAGCTATCTGGCGCAGGAGCCGAGCATCTTTCGCAAGCTGACGGTGGAGGAAAACATTCTCGCGATTCTGGAAACCATGGGCCTGTCGCGACGCGACGAGCGGGAGCGCGTCGATCAGCTCCTCGAGGACCTGTCGATCACGCACATCCGCAAGAGCCCGGGATACGCCCTGTCGGGCGGCGAACGCCGGCGCGTCGAGATCACGCGCGCGCTCGTCACGAAGCCGTCGTTCATTCTGCTCGATGAACCCTTCGCGGGCATCGACCCCATCGCGGTGGCCGAGATCCAGGGGATCGTGGAGAAGCTCCGGCAAAAAGGCATCGGCGTGCTCATCACGGACCACAACGTCCGCGAGACGCTCGGCATCTGCGACCGCGCGTACATCATCCATCAGGGCCAGGTGCTCGAGCAGGGCGATCCGGAGTCGATCGCGAACTCTCCGAAAGCCCGCGAGATCTACCTGGGCGAAAAATTCCGTTTATAG
- the rpoN gene encoding RNA polymerase factor sigma-54, with product MAQELRQSLKLTQQLVMTPQLQQAIKLLQLTRLELADAISQELLENPVLEEIDELEEARAAQKELPDSVGEPEAHDLGTDHDTERLPSLSDIKDIDWRQYFEQQGVEDYQGGYEAPEDREEFESPITKTETLAEHLEWQVRLSDVDNAIRGMAIYLVGEIDDDGYLKRPLAEIAESQKWDIDDVEEALAVIQEFDPPGVGARDLRECLLLQLRQMPGDHANLRKLVENHLHDLETRNYNAIMKAMGITSDVLSRLLREIGCLEPKPGRPFGGKPVQHIVPDIYVVKVGDDYEVLLNDDGLPKLRVSNYYKDMLAVRDAATSKKEREYIHEKLRSAMWMIRSIHQRQRTIYKVTQSIVKRQRGFFDRGAVGLSPMVLRDVAEDIEMHESTVSRATTNKYVHTPQGIHELKFFFNSGIDSSSGDQIASEAVKQHIHKLISSEDPKKPFSDQEIVTILLKKHGIVIARRTVTKYRELLGILSSSKRRRVL from the coding sequence ATGGCGCAGGAACTCCGACAATCGCTGAAACTCACGCAGCAGCTCGTGATGACGCCGCAGTTGCAGCAGGCGATCAAGCTGCTGCAACTCACGCGTCTGGAACTGGCCGACGCGATTTCGCAGGAACTGCTCGAAAATCCCGTGCTCGAGGAGATCGACGAACTCGAAGAAGCCCGTGCGGCCCAAAAGGAACTTCCGGACTCGGTCGGAGAGCCCGAAGCGCACGACCTGGGAACGGATCATGACACCGAACGGCTGCCCTCGTTGTCGGACATCAAGGACATCGACTGGCGGCAGTATTTCGAGCAGCAGGGCGTCGAGGATTATCAGGGCGGATACGAGGCGCCGGAGGATCGCGAGGAATTCGAATCGCCCATCACGAAAACCGAAACGCTGGCCGAGCACCTCGAATGGCAGGTGCGCCTATCGGATGTCGACAATGCGATTCGCGGCATGGCGATCTATCTGGTGGGCGAGATCGACGACGACGGTTATCTCAAGCGGCCGCTCGCCGAAATCGCCGAATCGCAGAAGTGGGACATCGACGACGTGGAGGAAGCGCTCGCGGTGATCCAGGAATTCGATCCGCCCGGCGTGGGCGCGCGCGATCTGCGTGAATGCCTGCTCCTGCAACTGCGCCAGATGCCGGGCGACCATGCGAATCTGCGAAAGCTGGTCGAAAACCACCTGCACGATCTGGAAACGCGCAATTACAACGCCATCATGAAGGCGATGGGCATCACCTCCGACGTCCTGTCCCGGTTGTTGCGCGAGATCGGCTGCCTCGAGCCCAAACCGGGGCGACCCTTCGGCGGCAAGCCGGTGCAGCACATCGTGCCCGACATCTACGTCGTCAAGGTCGGCGACGACTACGAGGTGCTGCTCAACGACGACGGCCTGCCCAAGCTGCGCGTATCGAACTACTACAAGGACATGCTGGCCGTGCGCGACGCGGCCACGTCGAAAAAGGAACGCGAGTACATTCACGAAAAGTTGCGCTCCGCGATGTGGATGATCCGGTCGATCCACCAACGCCAGCGCACGATCTACAAGGTCACGCAGTCCATCGTGAAACGCCAGCGCGGCTTTTTCGACCGCGGTGCGGTGGGACTCTCGCCGATGGTGCTCCGCGACGTCGCCGAGGACATCGAGATGCACGAGTCGACCGTGTCTCGCGCCACGACGAACAAGTACGTGCACACGCCGCAGGGAATCCATGAACTGAAGTTTTTTTTCAATTCGGGCATCGACTCGTCGAGCGGCGACCAGATCGCGTCCGAAGCCGTGAAGCAGCACATCCACAAGCTGATTTCCAGTGAGGACCCGAAGAAGCCGTTCTCGGATCAGGAGATCGTCACGATCCTGCTGAAAAAGCACGGGATCGTGATCGCGCGGCGCACCGTCACCAAGTATCGCGAGTTGCTCGGAATCCTGTCGTCGAGCAAACGCCGACGCGTGCTATGA
- the lptC gene encoding LPS export ABC transporter periplasmic protein LptC — MVSMTWALATACGEHSAPTPVAAADSEEGNSSRAQGFTFTRTQSGRVEWEIRAKEAVYTEDRKTVEFHEIEAFFYPDDAGSLRLAGAHGSLNTETQNVELDGGVRLISSKGYTLTTDRMNYTQADRTIRTDSQVFIRGEGMAMSSVGMTIAIEDERLEFLSEVKSTLWNVDVLKQAAK; from the coding sequence TTGGTTTCAATGACTTGGGCGCTGGCGACAGCGTGCGGCGAACATTCCGCGCCGACACCAGTCGCCGCGGCGGACAGCGAAGAAGGGAATTCGTCCAGGGCGCAGGGATTCACATTCACGCGAACGCAGAGCGGGCGCGTGGAGTGGGAGATACGGGCCAAGGAAGCCGTGTACACCGAAGATCGAAAAACCGTCGAGTTCCACGAGATCGAAGCGTTTTTCTACCCGGACGACGCGGGCAGCCTTCGTCTCGCGGGCGCTCATGGGAGCCTGAACACCGAAACGCAGAACGTGGAATTGGACGGCGGAGTGCGTCTCATCAGTTCCAAGGGCTATACACTCACGACCGATCGCATGAACTACACGCAGGCCGACCGCACCATCCGAACCGACAGCCAGGTCTTCATCCGGGGCGAGGGGATGGCGATGTCGAGTGTGGGCATGACGATCGCCATCGAAGACGAGCGGCTCGAGTTTCTTTCCGAGGTGAAAAGCACGCTGTGGAATGTGGACGTGCTCAAACAGGCGGCGAAATGA
- a CDS encoding L,D-transpeptidase family protein, with the protein MNGRFSKAGRAALTALAGVLILSACTAVFRTQATREVTALGLNLPDLIRARAENDTALRDQINALYGARLTDIHEIEPQTKAIYTQDFGEKFRFVVDRKLTKDHEALIATLYSSFDDGMNPTNFLADQLKAEAQSVAERANEVEAACRVSLDEAGKQALIEHLTQESKNDAAPELTGTAILEWMLQPKFGAKYEVVHKAYDQTKAAILARSQAEFNTELDNAVAYFKYVRAMGLKDEMLLANWEKSLADFSGAIAAAVPNTPHYLRLRAELDRYRKLAAKHADLPKLPAPASKVQKGSSGDLVKAVQERLEMTGFYTGPITGTFDDTTKEALVQYQATHQLPTDGVVGKGTIDAMNIPFSDRVKRIRLAMAKQRKSGSRWKNYYVRVNVPEFAVEVVEDGKILRRHKVIVGNLNPLNHTPEFEAEIQKVVYNPAWFMTPRIFKNEELPKWVADEEYFTKKGYKAHFNKDGMPVAAYQPPGPGNALGRVKILFPNKHDVYLHDTPTKPLFNQTIRTFSHGCIRLQNPLDMAAFLLTKDNHPAVAEIDKILAGHGTREINLQNKVPIFIEYSTVSTNEEGHAVFLADVYKRDASALAGLDDPI; encoded by the coding sequence GTGAACGGACGGTTTTCCAAAGCCGGAAGGGCGGCGTTGACGGCGCTGGCGGGCGTGCTGATTCTCAGCGCGTGCACGGCTGTCTTTCGCACGCAGGCCACCCGGGAAGTGACGGCGCTTGGCCTCAATCTTCCCGACCTCATCCGCGCGCGGGCCGAAAACGACACCGCGCTGCGCGACCAGATCAATGCCCTCTACGGCGCGCGCCTGACCGACATCCACGAGATCGAGCCGCAGACGAAGGCGATCTACACGCAGGACTTCGGCGAGAAATTCCGTTTCGTCGTCGATCGCAAGCTCACGAAGGACCACGAGGCGTTGATCGCGACGCTCTACTCGTCCTTCGACGACGGGATGAATCCGACGAACTTTTTGGCCGACCAACTCAAGGCCGAGGCACAAAGCGTTGCGGAGCGGGCCAACGAGGTCGAGGCGGCCTGTCGGGTTTCCCTCGACGAAGCGGGCAAGCAGGCGCTCATCGAACACCTGACCCAGGAGTCGAAAAACGACGCCGCCCCCGAACTCACCGGGACGGCGATTCTCGAATGGATGCTCCAGCCCAAGTTCGGGGCGAAGTACGAAGTCGTGCACAAGGCGTACGATCAAACCAAGGCCGCGATCCTGGCGAGGTCGCAGGCCGAGTTCAACACCGAGCTCGACAACGCGGTGGCATATTTCAAGTACGTCCGCGCCATGGGTCTCAAGGACGAGATGCTCCTCGCGAACTGGGAGAAGTCGCTCGCCGACTTCTCCGGCGCCATCGCCGCTGCCGTGCCCAACACACCGCACTACCTGCGGCTACGGGCCGAGCTCGACCGTTACCGCAAGCTCGCCGCCAAGCACGCCGACCTTCCCAAGCTTCCGGCACCCGCGTCGAAAGTGCAGAAAGGATCCAGCGGCGACCTCGTCAAGGCCGTCCAGGAGCGGCTGGAGATGACGGGCTTTTATACCGGACCCATCACCGGCACGTTTGACGACACGACGAAGGAAGCCCTCGTCCAATATCAGGCGACGCACCAGCTCCCGACGGACGGCGTTGTCGGCAAGGGCACCATCGACGCGATGAACATCCCCTTCTCGGACCGCGTGAAGCGCATTCGCCTCGCCATGGCCAAACAGCGCAAGTCCGGCTCGCGATGGAAGAACTACTATGTGCGGGTCAACGTGCCCGAGTTCGCGGTCGAGGTGGTCGAGGACGGCAAGATCCTGCGTCGCCACAAGGTCATCGTCGGAAACCTGAATCCGCTCAACCACACGCCCGAGTTCGAGGCCGAAATCCAGAAGGTCGTCTACAACCCGGCGTGGTTCATGACGCCCCGGATCTTCAAGAACGAGGAACTCCCCAAGTGGGTCGCCGACGAGGAGTACTTCACCAAGAAGGGCTACAAGGCCCACTTCAACAAGGACGGCATGCCCGTCGCGGCCTACCAGCCCCCAGGTCCGGGCAACGCCCTGGGGCGCGTGAAGATCCTGTTCCCGAACAAGCACGACGTGTACCTGCACGACACGCCGACCAAGCCCCTGTTCAACCAGACAATCCGAACATTTTCGCACGGTTGCATTCGGCTCCAGAACCCCCTGGACATGGCCGCGTTCCTGCTGACGAAAGACAATCACCCCGCGGTGGCCGAGATTGACAAGATCCTGGCAGGGCACGGGACCCGCGAGATCAACCTGCAGAACAAGGTGCCGATCTTCATCGAGTACAGCACCGTCTCGACGAATGAAGAAGGCCACGCGGTCTTTCTGGCGGACGTCTACAAGCGCGACGCATCGGCGCTCGCCGGGCTCGACGATCCGATTTGA
- a CDS encoding OmpA family protein: MRRFGIVTGLFAVVLTLFAAPAFAQEAIDAQMFRPSIFNGHFLAIEDARTLDKLCYGFGLYANYASSVVEVRVDDEFDSGILNAVTSANLTAAFSPWRWLSLGVDVPFHLQSRAKSFENVENDPDAGEDPGDTPLEDKAALGDIKAEIKLGVFNEERNKTLGLALAGFATFPTGDPDIFLGEGTTNFGGKMMLEKDFRVFNIGLNGGYLVRPNRTVFGTDIGNAYLFGAGLSRDFKNGLGFSIEWWGQQFDSSSNEQLQANPMEVIGTLRYKFGKNGPRVIGGAGAGLTSGVGSPSYRVIAGIDYYPRCEGPTQGKLNIRVVSEDGKPVVSTLTVAGPKTTDPKTPSKTFKTPTDESAEYRAMMNPGEYTIVATANGYNPKSGKGLVLIGKTTEVVIQLEMKKQPTTLTINVVYKKDQKPIDGAAILIKNTVSGKVEAAKAIQGKWENKYDAGNLVISSWAQGYERVDQPFEVVANKANVLTIELRQIIIKIGSIRFDYDSANLRPESVPVLQDVIRQIKLKEAEGGYKKLIIEGHTSAEGTDEYNLNLSQKRAASVAKYLADNGIKAELLEPIGYGESRPIAENETDEGKENNRRVEFIFEE; encoded by the coding sequence ATGCGTCGTTTCGGCATCGTCACGGGGTTGTTCGCGGTCGTTCTCACATTGTTCGCCGCCCCGGCTTTCGCGCAGGAAGCCATCGACGCGCAGATGTTCCGGCCCAGCATTTTCAACGGTCACTTCCTCGCGATCGAAGACGCGCGCACGCTCGACAAGCTGTGCTACGGCTTCGGTCTGTATGCGAACTACGCCAGCAGCGTGGTCGAAGTCCGCGTCGATGACGAATTCGATTCGGGCATTCTGAACGCGGTGACGTCGGCCAACTTGACCGCGGCGTTTTCGCCGTGGCGCTGGTTGAGCCTCGGCGTCGATGTCCCGTTCCATCTGCAGAGCCGCGCCAAGAGTTTCGAGAACGTGGAAAACGATCCCGATGCGGGCGAGGACCCGGGCGACACGCCGCTCGAGGACAAAGCGGCGCTCGGCGACATCAAGGCCGAGATCAAGCTCGGCGTCTTCAACGAGGAGCGCAACAAGACGCTCGGCCTCGCGCTGGCGGGTTTCGCGACCTTCCCGACGGGCGATCCCGACATCTTTCTCGGCGAAGGCACGACGAACTTCGGCGGCAAGATGATGCTGGAAAAAGACTTCCGCGTCTTCAACATCGGACTGAACGGTGGATATCTGGTGCGTCCGAATCGCACCGTGTTCGGCACGGACATCGGCAACGCCTATCTTTTCGGCGCGGGCCTTTCGCGCGACTTCAAGAACGGCCTCGGATTCTCGATCGAATGGTGGGGCCAGCAGTTCGACTCGTCGTCCAACGAGCAGCTTCAGGCGAACCCGATGGAAGTCATCGGCACGCTGCGCTACAAGTTCGGCAAGAACGGTCCGCGCGTGATCGGCGGCGCCGGCGCCGGCCTCACGAGCGGCGTGGGCTCCCCGTCGTATCGCGTGATCGCGGGTATCGACTACTACCCGCGCTGCGAAGGCCCCACGCAGGGCAAGCTCAACATCCGCGTCGTCTCCGAAGACGGCAAGCCGGTCGTGTCGACCCTGACCGTGGCGGGTCCCAAGACGACCGATCCCAAGACCCCGTCCAAAACCTTCAAGACGCCGACCGACGAGTCGGCCGAGTACCGTGCGATGATGAACCCCGGTGAGTACACGATCGTCGCCACGGCGAACGGCTACAATCCCAAGTCGGGCAAGGGCCTCGTCCTCATCGGCAAGACCACCGAGGTCGTGATCCAGCTCGAAATGAAGAAGCAGCCCACGACGCTGACCATCAACGTCGTCTACAAGAAAGACCAAAAACCCATCGACGGCGCCGCGATCCTCATCAAGAACACGGTGAGCGGCAAGGTCGAGGCGGCCAAGGCCATCCAGGGCAAGTGGGAGAACAAGTACGACGCCGGCAACCTCGTCATCAGCAGTTGGGCGCAGGGCTATGAGCGCGTCGATCAGCCCTTCGAGGTCGTCGCCAACAAGGCCAACGTGCTGACCATCGAACTGCGTCAGATCATCATCAAGATCGGCTCGATCCGGTTCGACTACGACTCCGCGAACCTGCGGCCCGAGTCGGTCCCGGTCCTGCAGGATGTCATCCGCCAGATCAAGCTGAAGGAAGCCGAAGGCGGCTACAAGAAGCTCATCATCGAGGGTCACACCTCCGCCGAAGGCACGGATGAGTACAACCTGAACCTGTCGCAGAAGCGCGCGGCGTCGGTCGCCAAGTACCTCGCCGACAACGGCATCAAGGCCGAACTGCTCGAGCCCATCGGCTACGGCGAGTCGCGGCCGATCGCCGAGAACGAGACCGACGAGGGCAAGGAAAACAACCGCCGCGTCGAGTTCATCTTCGAGGAGTAA
- a CDS encoding glycosyltransferase family 39 protein — MPIRIVFASMIAAGAAIRVLDFLTLPIIENDGVNLMMSARNTLAGQGISPSLTLPSMIVTAMFGVFGEGLWPATLPNLLAGLGTIALCFTAGKAARNRETGVAAAGLYAVCALAMFYAPLPKPYTLLAFFVFAGVVCWAVAIDRTGWAAVGFGLLSGLAFGAAFATHTFAAFAAVPLPFIWVTSFLRPERRSRRVPTLCAGIGFGAVAGLLVAWRFPAFGWSIFNDYLMDWRFEIAIPVWSVRWEGLTNLYSLSPFVFAPGLGAYFAGRRTRSPIEIYSLALVALNLAVYLLNPVNRFPRVLLTSMAPMALLAAIGLCDLVARRSASIWVIAFVSALGLALVGAEASSSRMAMLGMLDRVQPAVFALIVAGLFAVGFAAGRARSTSPSAHGAVIAALAVFAISTLAYAAIHTRVALSRQAELYQRRVAGLVECGTTSDTLGGGDGVHLLLRGTHNYSWLVDLPRERLLDAYARGIVGALEAEGVRCVVVDWNDPEGEVAMLDEFVRSSGVPPEQARNLFRELDEDARIHVIAERAPISTYGIAGYEPVGRTPLPKEFDPIWPTTWWPSVGNP, encoded by the coding sequence ATGCCGATTCGAATCGTTTTCGCGTCGATGATCGCGGCCGGAGCGGCGATCCGCGTCCTCGACTTCCTCACCCTGCCGATCATCGAAAACGACGGCGTGAATTTGATGATGTCGGCCCGCAACACCCTCGCCGGGCAAGGCATCAGTCCATCCCTGACGCTGCCCTCGATGATCGTGACCGCCATGTTCGGCGTGTTCGGCGAGGGACTATGGCCGGCAACGCTGCCGAACCTGTTGGCGGGGCTGGGGACCATCGCGCTTTGTTTCACCGCTGGGAAAGCGGCGAGAAACCGGGAAACCGGCGTCGCGGCGGCGGGATTGTACGCCGTCTGCGCGCTGGCGATGTTCTACGCACCGCTGCCCAAACCTTACACCCTGCTCGCGTTCTTCGTGTTCGCGGGCGTCGTTTGCTGGGCGGTGGCGATCGACCGCACCGGCTGGGCGGCGGTCGGGTTCGGACTCCTTTCCGGGCTGGCATTCGGTGCCGCATTCGCCACGCACACCTTCGCCGCCTTCGCGGCCGTGCCGTTGCCGTTCATCTGGGTCACTTCGTTTCTGCGCCCCGAGCGGCGAAGTCGCCGAGTGCCAACTCTGTGCGCCGGGATCGGCTTCGGCGCGGTGGCGGGACTGCTCGTCGCGTGGCGCTTCCCGGCCTTCGGGTGGTCGATCTTCAACGATTATCTCATGGACTGGAGATTCGAGATCGCCATTCCGGTGTGGTCGGTGCGTTGGGAGGGCCTCACCAATCTCTATTCGCTCTCGCCGTTTGTTTTCGCGCCGGGGCTCGGGGCGTATTTCGCCGGTCGCCGCACGCGGTCCCCGATCGAAATCTATTCGCTTGCGCTCGTTGCGCTCAACCTCGCCGTGTACCTGCTCAATCCGGTCAACCGATTCCCGCGCGTGCTGCTCACGTCGATGGCGCCCATGGCGCTCCTTGCGGCGATCGGGCTCTGCGATCTGGTCGCGCGCCGGAGCGCCTCGATCTGGGTGATTGCGTTCGTTTCAGCCCTCGGCCTCGCGCTCGTCGGCGCGGAGGCGTCGTCCTCTCGCATGGCGATGCTGGGGATGCTCGATCGCGTCCAGCCCGCCGTCTTCGCCCTCATTGTCGCGGGGCTGTTCGCCGTCGGTTTCGCGGCGGGTCGCGCGAGATCGACGAGCCCGTCCGCTCATGGCGCGGTCATCGCCGCACTCGCCGTATTCGCGATTTCGACCTTGGCGTACGCCGCGATCCACACGCGCGTCGCGCTCTCCCGACAGGCCGAACTCTACCAGCGCCGCGTGGCCGGGCTCGTCGAGTGCGGAACGACATCGGACACGCTCGGCGGCGGCGATGGCGTCCACCTGCTCCTGCGCGGGACGCATAACTATTCGTGGCTCGTCGATTTGCCCCGCGAGCGGTTGCTCGACGCATACGCACGCGGCATTGTTGGCGCGCTCGAGGCCGAGGGGGTGCGTTGCGTCGTGGTCGATTGGAACGACCCCGAGGGCGAGGTCGCGATGCTCGATGAGTTCGTGCGTTCGTCGGGCGTGCCGCCGGAGCAGGCGCGCAACCTGTTTCGCGAACTTGACGAGGACGCGCGAATCCACGTGATCGCCGAGCGCGCGCCGATCAGCACCTATGGAATCGCGGGGTACGAACCTGTCGGGCGGACGCCGCTGCCCAAGGAGTTCGATCCGATTTGGCCGACGACTTGGTGGCCATCGGTCGGGAACCCCTGA